Proteins encoded in a region of the bacterium genome:
- a CDS encoding MFS transporter yields MDAAPHKTSLAILFSVVIVDLIGFGIVMPVLPYWAADFGADGWTYGLIQSSYALAQFAFAPLWGRISDRVGRRPVMLVTVLGTALSLAWLGFAESLAGLFAARILAGGFAANIGVASAYITDVTSDEDRTRWMGMLGASFGVGFTLGPAIGGLLAPYGYAVPMFAAAGLAGLNFVFAAFALRNPPHRSAPERTLGRIEILRNPRVRQACIIYLFFSLAVAQLENMFPLYMKDAFHLDARSLGFLLVGMALVMGGVQGGGMRALAARYSERSLVMAGSALLVVGFFFLPLAPGIGLLLVPLTLSAIGRAISQPSLMSLTSFEASPEARGAVMTTYQSMASLARIFGPAAAGFLFDRNMAWPFWLAAGLMVVVLVQSRGLRGERLGANGPAIA; encoded by the coding sequence ATGGACGCCGCACCGCATAAGACCTCTCTCGCCATCCTGTTCAGCGTCGTCATCGTCGACCTGATCGGCTTCGGCATCGTCATGCCCGTGCTGCCCTATTGGGCGGCCGATTTCGGGGCGGACGGATGGACCTATGGGCTGATCCAGAGCTCCTATGCCCTGGCCCAGTTCGCGTTTGCGCCGCTCTGGGGGCGGATTTCGGATCGGGTCGGCCGCAGGCCGGTCATGCTCGTCACCGTGCTGGGAACCGCGCTCTCCCTGGCCTGGCTGGGCTTTGCTGAATCCCTTGCAGGCCTGTTCGCTGCTCGAATCCTCGCGGGGGGCTTTGCCGCGAACATCGGCGTGGCTTCGGCCTATATCACGGATGTCACCTCCGATGAAGACCGCACCCGCTGGATGGGCATGCTAGGTGCGAGCTTCGGCGTGGGATTCACACTCGGCCCGGCGATTGGCGGATTGCTCGCCCCTTACGGATACGCGGTTCCGATGTTTGCCGCAGCAGGCCTTGCGGGGCTGAACTTCGTGTTCGCCGCGTTCGCGCTGCGAAATCCTCCGCACCGAAGCGCGCCAGAGCGCACCCTGGGCCGCATTGAAATCCTGCGCAATCCGCGCGTTCGCCAAGCGTGCATCATCTACCTGTTCTTCTCCCTGGCCGTTGCCCAGCTCGAGAACATGTTTCCTCTGTACATGAAGGACGCATTCCATCTCGACGCCCGCAGCCTGGGTTTCCTGCTCGTGGGCATGGCCCTGGTCATGGGGGGCGTTCAGGGCGGCGGCATGCGAGCGCTGGCGGCACGCTATTCGGAACGCAGCCTGGTCATGGCGGGATCCGCACTCCTCGTCGTCGGCTTCTTCTTCTTGCCCCTGGCGCCGGGCATCGGATTGCTCCTGGTTCCGCTGACCCTCTCTGCAATAGGCCGCGCCATTTCACAACCATCGCTGATGAGCTTGACGTCATTCGAGGCCAGTCCGGAAGCCCGCGGTGCCGTAATGACGACGTACCAATCGATGGCCTCCCTCGCGCGCATCTTCGGCCCTGCAGCCGCTGGCTTCCTCTTCGATCGGAACATGGCCTGGCCCTTCTGGCTTGCCGCAGGCTTGATGGTCGTGGTGCTGGTGCAGAGCCGCGGATTGCGGGGGGAACGGCTCGGCGCCAACGGGCCCGCGATCGCATGA
- a CDS encoding GNAT family N-acetyltransferase yields MSAQPDIPLELTTDRLALRALHPDQAEEILAGIHASFLNLHRWMAWATEIPTLEWQREHLVALRAKHLAGESLSFSLFLREGGAFVGNCGIPRLDWDERRFEIGYWCHEAHEGEGYVSEAVRALTDLAFGSFRAQRVELRMSELNRKSWRVAERCEFTLEETLLNDGCHPDGSARNTRVYVKLSDPR; encoded by the coding sequence ATGAGCGCCCAGCCGGACATCCCCCTGGAGCTCACCACAGATCGCCTCGCGCTCCGCGCTCTCCACCCGGATCAAGCCGAAGAGATCCTCGCGGGGATTCACGCGTCGTTCCTGAACCTGCATCGCTGGATGGCATGGGCGACGGAAATCCCGACGCTGGAATGGCAGCGCGAGCACTTGGTGGCCCTCCGAGCAAAACATCTAGCCGGCGAATCGCTTTCCTTCTCTCTCTTTCTTCGCGAGGGTGGCGCCTTCGTCGGCAATTGCGGCATCCCACGTCTCGATTGGGACGAGCGTCGCTTCGAAATCGGCTATTGGTGCCACGAGGCCCACGAGGGCGAGGGCTACGTGAGCGAGGCCGTACGAGCCTTGACGGACCTCGCATTCGGCAGCTTCCGAGCACAGCGTGTCGAGCTTCGTATGAGCGAACTCAATCGCAAGAGCTGGCGCGTCGCGGAACGCTGCGAGTTCACGCTCGAGGAGACCCTCTTGAATGACGGATGCCACCCGGATGGCTCGGCTCGCAACACCCGGGTCTACGTCAAGCTCTCGGATCCACGTTGA
- a CDS encoding protein phosphatase: MKHVYWIISEKLAGRPGPNRAAWDAAALAEGGFRAVLSLDTREVDGEALRAAGIEHAVVELPADDQANEQTEATCLERLPEAQAFLETQAEAGRKTLVHCSMGRDRTALVGAYFVACAEDLDADFAIAKVRDVRPDALFAPRWEPMALRLIDDLMSQRKRRPGRTR; the protein is encoded by the coding sequence TTGAAACACGTTTACTGGATCATTTCCGAGAAGTTGGCCGGCCGGCCGGGGCCCAATCGTGCGGCCTGGGATGCGGCTGCGCTCGCAGAGGGCGGGTTCCGGGCGGTGCTTTCCCTGGATACGCGAGAAGTGGACGGCGAGGCGCTCCGTGCGGCTGGGATCGAGCATGCTGTGGTCGAGCTTCCCGCAGACGATCAAGCGAACGAACAGACGGAAGCGACCTGCCTCGAACGCTTGCCCGAGGCTCAGGCCTTTCTCGAGACCCAGGCCGAGGCGGGCCGCAAGACCCTCGTCCATTGCAGCATGGGGCGCGATCGAACCGCTCTGGTGGGTGCCTATTTCGTCGCTTGTGCGGAGGATCTGGATGCTGATTTCGCAATCGCGAAGGTTCGAGACGTGCGACCCGACGCGCTCTTCGCGCCGCGTTGGGAGCCAATGGCTCTCCGATTGATCGATGACCTGATGAGCCAGCGCAAGCGCCGCCCGGGCCGAACACGCTAG
- a CDS encoding Zn-dependent alcohol dehydrogenase: MKAAVLTELNKPLEIRDDVGLVDIGPGEVHVKIVSSGVCHSDVSAQNGTIPVGTPCVLGHEGAGIVQEVGPGVSELAAGDPVIISFTPACRNCKSCLRGEAYLCQSMGPMFTPHFVLDGNPTMGMAGCGTFAEEMIIPESAAVKVDDDIPLGLVSLIGCGVTTGVGAAINTAKVTPGSSVVVIGAGGVGISAIQGARIAGAAEILAVDLVDSKLAIAKQFGATHVCKPDDLEGLKTEITGGEGFDYALECIGNPATIRATYDAARRGGTAVIVGVGRMEQKIEFSAFEFFFGDKTLRGSMYGSANVRTFMPKLLRLWKAGKLDLENMVSQRIKLDEVNEAFRAMQEGEVIRSVIDFA, from the coding sequence ATGAAAGCCGCCGTCCTCACCGAACTCAACAAGCCCCTCGAAATCCGCGATGACGTCGGCCTGGTCGATATCGGCCCGGGCGAAGTCCACGTGAAGATCGTCTCGAGCGGCGTCTGCCATTCGGACGTATCGGCCCAGAACGGCACGATCCCGGTGGGCACGCCCTGCGTGCTCGGCCACGAAGGTGCGGGCATCGTCCAGGAAGTGGGCCCCGGCGTCAGCGAGCTTGCGGCCGGCGATCCGGTGATCATTTCCTTCACGCCCGCCTGCCGGAACTGCAAGAGCTGCCTGCGCGGCGAGGCTTACCTCTGTCAGAGCATGGGGCCGATGTTCACGCCGCATTTCGTGCTCGACGGCAACCCGACCATGGGCATGGCCGGCTGTGGAACCTTTGCCGAGGAAATGATCATCCCGGAAAGCGCGGCCGTGAAGGTGGACGACGACATCCCGCTCGGGCTGGTGTCGCTGATCGGTTGTGGCGTGACGACTGGCGTGGGCGCCGCCATCAACACCGCCAAGGTGACTCCGGGCAGCTCGGTGGTCGTGATCGGTGCGGGCGGTGTCGGCATCTCCGCGATCCAGGGCGCACGCATTGCGGGGGCTGCCGAGATCCTGGCAGTCGATCTGGTCGATTCGAAGCTGGCCATTGCGAAGCAATTCGGCGCGACCCACGTCTGCAAGCCTGACGACCTCGAAGGCTTGAAGACGGAAATCACCGGCGGTGAGGGCTTCGACTACGCCCTGGAGTGCATCGGAAATCCCGCGACCATCCGAGCCACGTACGACGCGGCTCGCCGTGGTGGAACCGCCGTGATCGTGGGCGTCGGCCGCATGGAGCAGAAGATCGAGTTCTCGGCTTTCGAATTCTTCTTCGGGGACAAGACACTGCGTGGTTCCATGTATGGCAGTGCCAACGTGCGCACCTTCATGCCGAAGCTGCTTCGCCTCTGGAAAGCCGGCAAGCTCGATCTCGAAAACATGGTCAGCCAACGCATCAAGCTCGACGAAGTGAACGAAGCCTTCCGTGCCATGCAGGAAGGCGAGGTCATCCGCTCGGTGATCGATTTCGCCTAG
- a CDS encoding beta-lactamase family protein, giving the protein MGLADLDLEVLLAHELEGRTGALSVRVGDEQIEAGGGRFPIYSLAKTIIAALLVQSNDEGQLGLDDPLARWHPEVPGASEMSLRHVLQHRAGLRDYGSLPEYHAALASTPGQAWGRTAFADHTWMKGPVHEAGERFLYSNPGYRLLREVVEQVADAGFEDLVEARIARPLGLTRTFVLETHAHYAELVPASTSRLTQDASPRDVGESMDPGWVFHGTLASTAGEVLRFLAALAGGSLVSSEGLAEMTRLLPIDESAKGWTVPAYGLGLMGDIGSTFGPCWGHNGGGPGYTASAFHFPVQATTVCVLCADERDGAAERVLRCVLEALHSPEPQASGISSTLR; this is encoded by the coding sequence GTGGGTCTCGCTGATCTCGATCTAGAGGTTCTTCTGGCGCATGAGCTCGAAGGACGTACCGGCGCTCTCAGCGTTCGCGTTGGTGACGAGCAGATCGAGGCAGGTGGCGGACGCTTTCCGATCTACAGCCTTGCCAAGACGATCATCGCAGCCCTTCTGGTTCAGTCGAACGATGAAGGCCAGCTCGGGCTAGACGATCCCCTTGCGCGCTGGCATCCGGAAGTGCCAGGTGCATCCGAGATGAGCCTTCGTCATGTGCTCCAGCATCGCGCGGGTCTGCGCGACTACGGGTCGCTTCCGGAATACCACGCGGCATTGGCCAGCACGCCGGGCCAGGCCTGGGGCCGCACTGCTTTCGCAGACCACACCTGGATGAAGGGACCGGTCCACGAGGCCGGGGAACGATTCCTATATTCGAACCCGGGCTACAGGCTGCTCCGCGAGGTCGTCGAGCAGGTCGCCGACGCAGGGTTCGAGGATCTCGTCGAAGCGCGAATCGCCAGGCCACTCGGGCTGACGCGGACATTCGTACTGGAGACCCATGCTCACTACGCCGAGCTGGTCCCAGCCTCCACCTCTCGCCTGACACAAGACGCATCACCGCGTGATGTGGGAGAGTCGATGGATCCAGGTTGGGTATTCCATGGAACGCTGGCTTCGACGGCTGGGGAAGTCCTCCGGTTCCTCGCCGCACTCGCTGGTGGATCGTTGGTTTCGTCCGAGGGGCTCGCGGAGATGACGCGTCTGCTCCCAATCGACGAATCGGCAAAGGGCTGGACGGTGCCCGCCTATGGTCTCGGGTTGATGGGGGATATCGGCTCGACCTTCGGCCCGTGTTGGGGCCACAATGGTGGCGGACCCGGCTACACCGCTTCAGCGTTCCACTTTCCGGTGCAGGCCACGACGGTGTGCGTGTTGTGCGCCGACGAGCGCGACGGGGCTGCTGAGCGTGTGCTTCGGTGCGTCTTGGAAGCGCTTCACTCGCCTGAACCTCAGGCTTCCGGGATCTCTTCCACACTCAGGTAG
- a CDS encoding sulfatase — protein sequence MGKLFWRLASGLGALLLLVLGVALVGLGLRWAQVTFFYAPTHPEHASEKAAYLAAVSAEKLAEPPNFVVIFFDDLGWGDLGSYGSQLIRTPHIDQAAAEGLRMTDFYSASPVCTPSRAALLTGRFPVRTGTQYHVFFPEGTLVGTIRKMLGVGNELPTDEILLPEALGAAGYATGMIGKWHLGDRSGHLPNDFGFQEYVGVRFSNDMQPLHLFRNDEIEIRDETPLVNRGSFRDEDADVEMVGMDQRQLTRRFTEEALSVLDAHKAGPFLLYLAHTAPHVPHFADPEHAGSSEGGVYGDVVEDLDRSTGAILEALDRLGLAENTLVLITSDNGADYNGSPGNLRGRKGEVLEGGQRVPMIARWPGRIPAGGVSDEIAMNIDIFPTLLGLAGIPLPEDRIVDGADLSNVFEKGAASPHELLFYFPTLGGEPAGARNARFKYLASTGDLGRDKSMLSDVHRDQEGHNLIRRFPEDGERLGNAVDRLAEELENNPRGWR from the coding sequence ATGGGGAAACTGTTCTGGCGGCTGGCGAGTGGCCTTGGAGCGCTCTTGCTCCTGGTGCTGGGTGTGGCGCTCGTGGGATTGGGCTTGCGCTGGGCACAGGTGACCTTCTTCTACGCACCCACGCATCCGGAACATGCGTCGGAGAAGGCGGCCTATCTAGCAGCCGTTTCAGCGGAGAAGCTGGCGGAACCACCGAACTTCGTCGTGATCTTCTTCGACGATCTCGGATGGGGTGATCTCGGAAGCTACGGCAGCCAACTGATTCGCACCCCGCACATCGACCAGGCGGCAGCCGAAGGCCTGCGGATGACGGATTTCTACTCGGCTTCGCCGGTGTGTACGCCGTCTCGTGCGGCACTCCTCACCGGCCGCTTTCCCGTGCGAACGGGAACGCAGTACCACGTCTTCTTTCCCGAAGGGACTCTCGTCGGGACGATTCGAAAGATGTTGGGCGTGGGCAATGAATTGCCTACCGATGAGATCCTTTTGCCCGAAGCCCTGGGTGCCGCCGGCTATGCCACCGGCATGATTGGTAAGTGGCACCTGGGAGATCGGTCCGGGCATCTGCCCAACGATTTCGGTTTCCAAGAGTACGTCGGAGTCCGCTTCAGCAACGACATGCAGCCCTTGCATCTCTTTCGGAACGACGAGATCGAGATTCGCGACGAAACACCGCTCGTCAACCGCGGTTCATTCCGAGATGAGGATGCCGATGTCGAAATGGTCGGGATGGATCAGCGGCAGTTGACCCGACGTTTCACCGAGGAGGCGCTCTCGGTCCTCGACGCACACAAGGCTGGGCCTTTCCTCCTCTACCTCGCGCATACGGCACCGCACGTACCGCACTTCGCGGATCCGGAGCATGCGGGTTCCTCTGAAGGCGGTGTCTACGGCGATGTGGTCGAGGATCTCGACCGCAGTACGGGTGCAATCCTCGAAGCTCTCGACCGGCTCGGCCTTGCAGAGAACACCCTGGTCCTGATCACGAGCGACAATGGCGCGGACTACAATGGGAGCCCGGGCAACCTTCGGGGCAGGAAGGGAGAGGTGCTCGAGGGCGGACAACGCGTACCGATGATCGCACGTTGGCCCGGGCGAATTCCCGCGGGAGGCGTGAGCGACGAGATTGCCATGAACATCGATATCTTCCCGACGCTCCTGGGCCTTGCGGGTATTCCGTTGCCGGAGGATCGGATCGTGGACGGAGCCGATCTCAGCAATGTCTTCGAGAAGGGCGCAGCCTCTCCGCATGAGCTGCTCTTCTATTTTCCGACCCTCGGCGGCGAACCCGCCGGTGCCCGGAATGCGCGCTTCAAGTATCTCGCGTCCACTGGAGATCTCGGGCGCGACAAGAGCATGCTCTCCGATGTGCATCGGGATCAAGAAGGCCACAATCTGATCCGTCGCTTTCCGGAGGACGGTGAGAGATTGGGCAACGCCGTCGACCGGTTGGCGGAAGAACTCGAGAACAACCCCCGCGGCTGGCGCTAG
- a CDS encoding cyclase family protein: MQLVDLTRLLDATDLERMPEAARVAASVLVPSIDPIRPAEGGADIMCALFGCTKEDLPDGEGWGDETLHFSSHLGTHVDAPLHYGTTCEGKPARTITDIELGELYCDGVVLDLRERTEPAKGITVEALQAAIDETGARIGPETAVLLRTGQERFGLGDLQFYLYPGMTREGTLFLAELGAKVLGTDAAGWDRPFLEMRRAFTETGDPGEIWDGHFAGREREVFIVQQLDNLAALPPAGFKVGFFPMKLAACSAAPARVVAFLD, from the coding sequence ATGCAACTGGTAGACCTGACTCGCCTTCTCGATGCGACCGACCTGGAGCGTATGCCCGAGGCGGCGCGTGTTGCGGCGTCCGTGCTCGTTCCGTCGATCGATCCGATCCGGCCAGCCGAAGGCGGCGCCGACATCATGTGTGCGCTTTTCGGCTGCACAAAAGAAGACCTGCCCGATGGCGAAGGTTGGGGCGACGAAACACTCCATTTCTCGAGCCATCTGGGAACCCACGTGGATGCACCTCTCCACTACGGCACGACATGCGAAGGCAAGCCGGCCCGGACGATCACCGACATCGAATTGGGTGAACTCTATTGCGATGGCGTGGTGCTCGACCTTCGCGAGCGCACCGAGCCTGCCAAGGGAATCACGGTCGAAGCGTTGCAGGCTGCGATCGACGAAACGGGCGCACGGATCGGGCCCGAAACCGCCGTACTCCTCCGAACCGGCCAGGAGCGATTCGGCCTCGGTGACCTCCAGTTCTACCTCTACCCCGGGATGACGCGTGAGGGCACGCTCTTCCTGGCGGAACTCGGAGCGAAGGTTCTAGGCACCGATGCGGCCGGCTGGGACCGGCCCTTCCTCGAGATGCGACGTGCCTTCACCGAGACCGGGGATCCAGGCGAAATCTGGGACGGTCACTTTGCTGGCCGGGAGCGAGAAGTCTTCATCGTGCAGCAGCTCGACAATCTCGCGGCCCTTCCTCCGGCCGGATTCAAAGTCGGCTTCTTCCCCATGAAACTCGCTGCCTGTAGTGCAGCGCCAGCGAGGGTCGTAGCGTTCCTGGACTGA
- a CDS encoding NADPH:quinone oxidoreductase family protein — protein sequence MRAVICREFGPPEKLVVEEVPDPVAGPGQLVVDVRAAGVTFPDALIIEDAYQFKATPPFFPGGEVAGIVREVGEGVDGFAIGDSVIGATGITGGFAEQALVSAISTRPMPERIGFAEATGMQYAYGTSHYALKYRGQLQKGETLLVLGAGGNVGLAAVELGKLAGARVIAAASSADKLALCRERGADETIDYSVEDLKERTKALTDGRGADVVYDAVGGEYAEAALRATAWNGRFLVIGFTAGIPKIPLNLTLLKGCQIVGVFFGAMVGREPETRDAIVRDLDRLTASGQLNPYVSKRYTLDEAPQALRDLQERRILGKVVIEP from the coding sequence GTGAGAGCTGTCATCTGCAGAGAATTCGGGCCGCCGGAAAAACTGGTCGTCGAGGAGGTGCCCGATCCCGTGGCCGGACCGGGCCAGCTGGTCGTCGACGTCCGCGCGGCAGGGGTGACGTTCCCCGACGCATTGATCATCGAGGATGCCTACCAGTTCAAGGCAACGCCTCCCTTCTTTCCCGGTGGAGAGGTTGCCGGCATCGTCCGGGAGGTCGGTGAAGGCGTCGATGGATTTGCGATTGGTGATTCCGTGATCGGCGCTACGGGAATTACGGGTGGCTTTGCTGAGCAAGCCCTGGTCAGTGCTATCAGCACGCGACCCATGCCCGAACGCATCGGCTTTGCCGAGGCGACGGGCATGCAATATGCGTACGGCACCTCGCACTACGCCTTGAAGTATCGAGGCCAGCTGCAGAAGGGTGAAACACTTCTCGTGCTCGGTGCCGGAGGAAACGTCGGCCTGGCGGCGGTAGAGCTGGGCAAGCTCGCGGGTGCACGGGTCATCGCAGCCGCATCGAGCGCCGACAAGCTCGCCCTCTGCCGCGAACGCGGCGCCGACGAAACGATCGACTACTCCGTCGAAGACTTGAAGGAACGCACGAAAGCCCTCACCGATGGTCGGGGTGCCGATGTCGTCTATGACGCAGTCGGCGGTGAATACGCCGAGGCCGCCCTTCGTGCCACCGCATGGAACGGGCGCTTCCTGGTCATCGGTTTTACCGCAGGTATCCCCAAGATCCCGTTGAACCTGACGCTCTTGAAGGGCTGCCAGATCGTTGGCGTCTTCTTTGGCGCCATGGTGGGCCGGGAACCCGAGACCCGGGATGCCATCGTCCGCGATCTCGACCGGCTGACCGCCTCCGGCCAGCTCAATCCCTATGTCTCCAAACGCTACACCCTCGACGAAGCTCCGCAGGCTCTACGTGATCTCCAGGAGCGCCGCATCCTGGGCAAGGTCGTCATCGAGCCCTGA
- a CDS encoding LLM class flavin-dependent oxidoreductase, with protein MFTLRFDMRSPASGGPIQDLYQAAMEMCVWGEKNGCMMAIVSEHHGSSDGYLSAPFVLASALAARTRRLPIQIAALLVPLHDPIDLAEQMAVLDIVSGGRVSYVCALGYREEEYAMFGRDKRQRGKRMDACLEAMQQAWTGERFSYEGRPVRVTPMPLSAGGPPLLMGGASPAAIRRAARFGMGMIGQGGPPELEQLYADACREFGTTPGLFINPPPDAPTCVFVAEDPDRAWAEIGSYLLHDAMTYGKWMAAGGTNVSASGSQVRTVEALRAEEGNYRILSPDEARSLIQTGWPLLLHPLVGGLPPEHGWRCLELVASKVL; from the coding sequence ATGTTCACGTTGCGCTTCGATATGCGATCCCCGGCCTCGGGTGGGCCGATTCAGGATCTCTACCAGGCGGCGATGGAGATGTGCGTCTGGGGTGAGAAGAACGGTTGCATGATGGCGATCGTCTCCGAGCATCACGGCTCTTCGGACGGCTATCTTTCCGCGCCTTTCGTGCTGGCCTCCGCCCTGGCGGCCCGTACCCGCAGGCTTCCGATCCAGATCGCCGCGTTGTTGGTTCCACTCCACGATCCGATCGATCTTGCCGAGCAGATGGCCGTGCTGGACATCGTGTCCGGAGGCCGGGTCTCCTACGTCTGCGCTCTTGGCTACCGCGAGGAAGAATACGCGATGTTCGGGCGCGACAAGCGCCAGCGTGGCAAACGGATGGACGCCTGCCTGGAGGCGATGCAGCAAGCCTGGACAGGGGAACGCTTCAGCTACGAGGGCCGGCCCGTTCGAGTTACACCCATGCCGCTCTCCGCCGGCGGGCCGCCGCTTCTCATGGGGGGCGCATCTCCCGCGGCCATTCGGCGAGCTGCCCGTTTTGGGATGGGCATGATAGGCCAGGGTGGACCGCCAGAGCTCGAGCAGCTCTACGCCGACGCCTGCAGAGAGTTCGGCACGACGCCCGGCTTGTTCATCAATCCACCCCCCGACGCGCCGACCTGCGTCTTCGTCGCTGAAGATCCGGATCGGGCCTGGGCCGAAATCGGTTCCTACCTTCTGCACGATGCAATGACGTACGGCAAGTGGATGGCCGCCGGTGGAACGAATGTGAGTGCCAGCGGCTCGCAGGTCCGGACCGTCGAAGCCTTGCGCGCCGAAGAAGGCAACTACCGCATTCTCTCCCCCGACGAGGCGAGAAGCCTCATCCAAACAGGTTGGCCCCTTCTCCTCCATCCCCTCGTGGGGGGGCTGCCTCCCGAGCACGGCTGGCGCTGCCTCGAGCTCGTTGCCAGCAAAGTCCTCTAG
- a CDS encoding NAD-dependent epimerase/dehydratase family protein: MRQPEFVPIREQTGKAPSTRDDKTVRVMITGATGLVGFHAAVALARAGHETRCLVRSEEKLRQAFSRSSVPMPDFVVGDMTDPEAVTAGLEGCDGVLHAAGLVSIEAKRAAEVMTTNVRGTELVIGGAVERGLRHIAYVSSFGAIFDPWGGDTRADGPIIDANDGYSRSKADCEAYVRRLQDQGAPIATIYPSAIHGPDDPGLSEANNALIIFVRTCIFHTSGGYMCVDARDLAEALVAMLASGRTRRVIAAGHFLPWRTLGDLLAGVTGRPIRRIPGPGWMFRGLGVAGDVVRRIVPIEFPLTREAMTFVTRTRLVEDSPELEELGVTWRPVHETYADSLRWLIAEGHLDRKRAPGLA, encoded by the coding sequence ATGCGCCAGCCGGAATTCGTTCCGATCCGCGAACAGACGGGCAAAGCCCCCTCGACCCGGGATGACAAAACCGTGCGAGTGATGATCACAGGTGCAACCGGACTGGTCGGCTTTCATGCCGCCGTGGCTCTTGCCCGGGCCGGGCACGAGACACGTTGCCTTGTACGCAGTGAAGAAAAGTTGCGTCAGGCCTTCTCGAGGTCATCGGTTCCGATGCCCGATTTCGTGGTGGGTGACATGACCGACCCGGAAGCCGTTACGGCAGGCCTCGAGGGCTGCGACGGAGTGCTCCACGCGGCAGGCCTCGTCAGTATCGAAGCGAAACGCGCAGCCGAGGTCATGACGACGAACGTGCGTGGCACGGAGCTCGTCATCGGAGGCGCAGTCGAACGTGGGCTCCGACACATCGCCTACGTCTCCAGCTTCGGTGCGATCTTCGATCCGTGGGGTGGCGATACGAGGGCGGACGGTCCGATCATCGACGCGAACGATGGCTACAGCCGCTCGAAAGCCGACTGTGAAGCCTACGTTCGCCGACTTCAAGATCAGGGGGCTCCGATCGCCACGATCTACCCGAGCGCCATCCACGGCCCTGACGACCCCGGCCTCTCGGAAGCGAACAACGCACTCATCATTTTCGTGCGCACCTGCATCTTCCATACCTCGGGAGGCTACATGTGCGTCGATGCACGAGATCTCGCCGAAGCCCTGGTTGCGATGCTGGCATCCGGTCGAACGCGTCGGGTCATCGCTGCCGGGCATTTCCTGCCGTGGCGTACCCTCGGCGATCTGCTCGCTGGCGTTACCGGCCGGCCCATCCGTCGGATCCCTGGCCCCGGGTGGATGTTTCGAGGCCTGGGCGTGGCCGGCGACGTCGTGCGCCGAATCGTGCCGATCGAATTCCCACTCACCCGTGAGGCGATGACCTTCGTGACCCGGACTCGACTCGTCGAAGATTCTCCCGAACTCGAAGAGCTGGGTGTCACGTGGCGACCGGTGCATGAGACCTATGCCGATTCGCTGCGGTGGTTGATCGCCGAAGGCCACCTCGATCGAAAGCGAGCACCTGGGCTGGCGTAG